GCCACAGCTGCTAAATGTTCTCGACGGCAGCATGTCGCTGGTGGGCCCGCGTCCTCATGCCGTGGCTCACGACAGTGAATTTGACAAGCTCGTGCGCAACTACGCGCTTCGCCACCGGGTCAGGCCGGGATTGACCGGCTGGGCCCAAGTTCATGGCTGCCGGGGCCCTACCCCCACAGCAGTCATGGTCGAAACACGTGTCCAATATGATCTCTGGTACATCGACAACTGGAGTCTCGGGCTGGATCTCGCAATCCTGCTGCGGACGCCCGTCGAGGTTCTAAGAGGGCGCAACGCCTACTAGACCCAAGACTTATGGGAGTTTCGCCGGCTTTTAGGTCGCCACAATCCTGCCAATCAAACAGCCTCAGTCACGCCCGCTGACGAAGCTTCGGACTTGCTTCGCCAATGCGAAAATCCTCAATTCTCCGACCAGACTTCATTGCAGCAACCAACCACCGCGGCCGCTTGCCACGCCCCGACCAGGTCTCGGATGTCTGCGGATTCCGATATTTCGGCAGCACGCGCGGATACTTACGTCTCGGCTTGCCGGTGGAAGACACGCCTTCCCGGCTCGAATCCGCCAAAATAGCCATCCCGCCCCCAAGTGCCGCTAAGCGCTTTTCGAGTTCGTTCTTTTCCGCCTTGATCCGATCGGACAGAATTCCGCTAATCTCCTCATGAAGCGACCAGAGATCGTCGAGGGACATCGTTTCTAACTCGAGTTTCTTCGCTGACATGCTCTCACCGTGTAGTTGCGCCCAATCCAATATTCTCCCTGTCGATATTAATCAAGACAGAGAAACTGATTATCCCAAGACAATGTGTGGAACCGAACTCGCCCACCCAGATAACCGGGTCGCGGTTATTAATCAAGCCGGTAAAATGAGCAAGCTTAATTTTAACCGCGGGCACGCACCACCACACGCGCTAGTTGCGGGTGGTTAGCTGCGGCCAGGAAACCGCTCAAGCGCCGTGGAAGGATGAGGAATCAAGCTGTCGCCCAAACGATCCGCCCCGCCTCAGCCTGCATCTTAGGGACGGGCGGCCGCTTTTCCGTCGTTCAGGAGCCCTTACCGCCGTGCGGCTGTCCCATAGACGCAGACGCGAGCTAATAACCTCGATATCCTTCAGCGCACGCCGTCTGAGTTCGATTTGGAGCCTAAGGGCCTGAATGTCCGTCACGGCAATCGAGGGAACCACAAACCGGCGGACTGAATCCTGAAGACGTTCAAGAGGATACTCAATCAAGACTACGCTCCTACCCGCGCCTCCAGCAGCTTCTTCACCTGCCGAGGTCAATTAATAAAATAATCGTCGCAATAATCATTAAATAATATATAACAAAATTTATTGTTGTCAATTTCAGCGCTGACTCGGGTCAGTCGAACGGTGACGAGAAATGCTATGCGAAGGCAAGATCTCGAAGCCATGGATTTTGAGGAACTTTGGCTTCTTCACGAGGAGCTAACGAAGATCCTTGCCGAAAGGATCACCGCCGAGAAGCGGGAACTTGAAAAGCGTCTTGCGCAACTCAACCAACCGGAACAATTCGGTGAAGCTGAAAGTGGGGCGGCTGAGGCGGGGGCAGACCAACCGCCCCGGCGCAAATACCCGAAGGTCATGCCGAAGTACTACAACCCGCTCCAGCCAACTGAGACTTGGTCAGGACGTGGTAAGCAGCCCCGCTGGCTGGTTGCCGCCCTCCAATCAGGCCACACGCTGGAGGAGTTCAGAATCCGCGAGAAGGGCGAATCTTCCGAACGGAATGCTAGTGGCCGAGAGCATTCCTAGCTGGGCGCGACTGGACGCACCGCGGGGCGGCTGAGAATGTTTGGCCCTGCGG
The nucleotide sequence above comes from Bradyrhizobium sp. NDS-1. Encoded proteins:
- a CDS encoding H-NS histone family protein, with amino-acid sequence MSAKKLELETMSLDDLWSLHEEISGILSDRIKAEKNELEKRLAALGGGMAILADSSREGVSSTGKPRRKYPRVLPKYRNPQTSETWSGRGKRPRWLVAAMKSGRRIEDFRIGEASPKLRQRA
- a CDS encoding H-NS histone family protein; translation: MRRQDLEAMDFEELWLLHEELTKILAERITAEKRELEKRLAQLNQPEQFGEAESGAAEAGADQPPRRKYPKVMPKYYNPLQPTETWSGRGKQPRWLVAALQSGHTLEEFRIREKGESSERNASGREHS